From one Anaerotruncus rubiinfantis genomic stretch:
- a CDS encoding DUF4261 domain-containing protein produces the protein MEGQRIAAQRAMTEWLADKHELGRRPAKIECAGEFDLHEMHYYIFKYKKSLLGRWLLGVCGGYEPGETEHCGHVFSEMEPYDPADAQEKAAAMVEMIREYWMQRAQEESERRGTCPDAENDPEAQRDGADKTGPFVGFVLLENTAWDFEKLCADLENEWGIRFPKEDKSASSEDRTTLAFDVDGMMAAMSLICAPVPDGEAERNAANNFLWKDGAAEVKKHRAHIMTAVLPCEKSAIEAGKLLVKLCDAASRQPGAIGVYTSGTVFQADAYCDAAQEMKNGPDELPVLDWIYFGIYPSEGGMNGYTYGMTAFGKDEIEVLGSRAAPADLYGFLFDVSYYVLSSNVTLRDGETIGFSERQKLPITRSKGVSVDGDSLKIAF, from the coding sequence ATGGAAGGACAGCGAATTGCAGCGCAGCGGGCGATGACTGAATGGCTTGCGGACAAACATGAGCTTGGCCGTAGACCCGCAAAGATAGAATGCGCGGGGGAGTTCGACCTGCATGAGATGCACTACTATATTTTCAAATATAAGAAAAGCCTGCTGGGCAGATGGCTGTTGGGGGTCTGCGGCGGATATGAACCGGGCGAAACCGAGCACTGCGGCCACGTGTTCAGTGAGATGGAGCCTTACGACCCGGCAGATGCCCAAGAGAAGGCCGCCGCAATGGTCGAGATGATCCGCGAATACTGGATGCAGCGGGCCCAAGAGGAATCGGAACGCCGCGGGACCTGCCCGGACGCGGAAAATGACCCGGAGGCGCAGCGGGACGGCGCGGATAAAACCGGGCCGTTCGTGGGGTTTGTCCTGCTCGAGAATACCGCGTGGGATTTTGAAAAGCTCTGCGCGGATCTGGAAAACGAATGGGGTATCCGCTTCCCAAAAGAGGACAAATCCGCGTCATCGGAGGACAGGACCACCCTGGCCTTTGATGTGGATGGCATGATGGCGGCAATGAGCCTGATTTGCGCTCCGGTTCCGGACGGTGAAGCGGAACGCAACGCCGCGAACAACTTTCTGTGGAAGGACGGAGCGGCGGAGGTCAAAAAGCATCGGGCGCATATTATGACGGCGGTACTTCCGTGTGAAAAAAGCGCGATCGAAGCGGGAAAGCTGCTGGTGAAGCTCTGCGACGCCGCATCGCGGCAGCCGGGGGCGATCGGCGTCTACACCAGCGGGACGGTATTCCAGGCGGATGCCTATTGCGACGCCGCGCAGGAGATGAAAAACGGCCCGGATGAGCTGCCGGTGCTTGACTGGATCTATTTCGGCATCTATCCAAGCGAGGGCGGGATGAACGGTTACACCTACGGGATGACAGCCTTTGGCAAAGACGAAATCGAGGTCCTTGGCAGCAGGGCCGCGCCCGCGGATCTGTACGGGTTCCTGTTCGATGTGTCCTATTATGTGCTTTCATCGAATGTCACTCTGCGGGATGGAGAGACAATTGGTTTTTCCGAGCGGCAGAAGCTGCCGATCACCCGCTCAAAGGGCGTTTCGGTGGATGGCGACAGTTTAAAAATTGCATTTTAA
- a CDS encoding response regulator transcription factor yields the protein MYRVLMVDDDPSILEVNRKYFNSKGYDVCCAANARDAFAITRTAQLDCIVLDVDLPDLDGFELCDRIREISDLPIIFLSAYTQQQSRVRGLSVGGDDYICKPYDLEELELRCRIRIQRRLGVEDKQVMQFPGLTIDIGRRIAFCGDQQARLTSLEFDILAFLAKHPGQVFSYEQIYDRVWRAPINSSLHSLHVYMSKIRQNISILCPEYEYIRTVRGKGYAFTPPKEEP from the coding sequence ATGTACCGGGTTCTGATGGTGGACGATGATCCTTCCATTCTGGAGGTCAACCGGAAATACTTTAATTCCAAGGGGTACGATGTCTGCTGCGCGGCAAACGCGCGCGACGCCTTTGCGATCACCCGGACCGCGCAGCTCGACTGTATTGTGCTGGACGTCGATCTGCCTGATCTGGACGGGTTTGAACTTTGCGACCGCATCCGGGAAATCAGCGATCTGCCGATCATTTTCCTCTCCGCCTATACGCAGCAGCAAAGCCGCGTACGCGGGCTTTCTGTCGGTGGGGACGACTATATCTGCAAGCCGTACGATCTTGAGGAACTTGAATTGCGCTGCCGTATCCGCATCCAGCGCAGGCTCGGCGTGGAGGACAAGCAGGTGATGCAGTTTCCCGGGCTTACGATTGATATCGGCCGCCGGATCGCTTTCTGTGGCGATCAGCAGGCAAGACTCACCTCATTAGAGTTCGACATTCTGGCCTTTTTGGCCAAACATCCCGGCCAGGTATTCTCATATGAGCAGATCTATGACCGGGTATGGCGCGCACCAATCAACAGCAGCCTGCACAGCCTGCATGTCTACATGTCCAAAATCCGACAGAACATTTCCATACTCTGCCCGGAATATGAGTATATCCGCACGGTGCGCGGCAAAGGCTATGCGTTTACCCCGCCCAAGGAGGAACCATGA
- the eno gene encoding phosphopyruvate hydratase — protein MQMSKISKVHARQIIDSRGNPTVEAEVTLEDGSRGMAAVPSGASTGKFEALELRDNDKSAYLGRGVLRAVENVNTRIASAAAGMDAADFVAVDEAMLELDGTENKHSLGANAILAVSLAAAKAAAASQPAPLFRFLGGEDAVTLPVPMMNILNGGAHASNNVDIQEFMIMPAGAKSFSEGLRWCAEIYHTLARLLKEKGLSTAVGDEGGFAPDLAGNEAALDFILQAIGQAGYRPGEDILLAIDAAASEWAVEGGYCQPKSKRAFTTGELIQYWAQLTERYPIVSLEDPLGEEDWAGWKELTKQIGSRVQLVGDDLFVTNAARLSHGIRNGCANAILIKLNQIGSLSETLETIRIAHEAGYAAIVSHRSGETEDTTIADLAVAVNAGQIKTGAPCRSERAAKYNRLLRIEERLSQSAVYPGRACFKFG, from the coding sequence ATCCAAATGAGTAAAATCAGTAAAGTGCATGCCCGGCAGATCATCGACAGCCGCGGCAATCCAACCGTTGAAGCGGAAGTGACGCTGGAGGACGGTTCCCGCGGGATGGCGGCCGTACCGAGCGGAGCTTCGACCGGAAAATTTGAAGCGCTCGAGCTGCGCGACAACGACAAGAGCGCCTATCTGGGACGCGGCGTCCTTCGCGCAGTAGAGAATGTAAACACCCGTATCGCATCCGCGGCAGCCGGGATGGACGCTGCGGATTTTGTGGCGGTTGACGAGGCGATGCTTGAACTCGACGGCACTGAAAACAAACACAGCCTCGGCGCGAACGCGATCCTCGCGGTGAGCCTTGCCGCAGCAAAAGCAGCCGCCGCATCGCAGCCCGCGCCGCTTTTCCGCTTTCTTGGCGGTGAAGATGCTGTCACACTTCCGGTTCCGATGATGAATATTTTAAACGGCGGCGCACACGCTTCCAACAACGTCGATATCCAGGAATTCATGATCATGCCGGCCGGCGCCAAATCCTTCTCCGAGGGTCTGCGCTGGTGTGCGGAAATTTATCACACGCTGGCGCGGCTTTTGAAGGAAAAGGGGCTTTCCACCGCTGTTGGGGACGAAGGTGGATTCGCCCCCGACCTTGCGGGCAACGAAGCCGCGCTCGATTTTATCCTGCAGGCAATCGGGCAGGCCGGTTACCGGCCGGGGGAGGATATCCTGCTCGCAATCGACGCTGCCGCCAGCGAATGGGCGGTGGAGGGCGGCTACTGCCAGCCAAAGAGCAAACGCGCTTTTACAACCGGCGAACTGATCCAATACTGGGCCCAGCTTACCGAACGATACCCCATTGTTTCGCTGGAGGATCCGCTCGGGGAGGAAGACTGGGCAGGCTGGAAGGAGCTGACCAAGCAGATTGGCAGCCGGGTCCAGCTGGTTGGGGACGACCTTTTTGTCACCAATGCCGCACGCCTCTCCCACGGCATCCGCAACGGCTGCGCAAATGCCATCCTGATTAAACTCAACCAGATCGGCTCCCTTTCCGAAACGCTGGAAACGATCCGCATCGCGCACGAAGCAGGCTATGCTGCGATCGTTTCCCATCGTTCCGGTGAAACCGAGGACACCACCATCGCGGATCTCGCAGTCGCGGTAAACGCGGGCCAGATCAAGACCGGCGCTCCCTGCCGCAGCGAGCGAGCCGCGAAATATAACCGTCTGCTGCGCATTGAGGAGCGCCTTTCCCAATCGGCTGTCTATCCGGGCCGGGCCTGTTTCAAATTTGGATAA
- a CDS encoding NADH-quinone oxidoreductase subunit NuoE family protein produces the protein MEQEKLQEILERYAKIRDTGGQELIVTLLREIQDAEGYIPDSLHAQAARAMQVSPAVITALIKRIPGFKSAPSKYAITVCTGPRCAAKGSREILRAFETILHIRAGQATSDGLISLETQNCFKKCGSAPNVRCGHTIYTSFSPDQAAYLIAKLRDRQPDRNT, from the coding sequence GTGGAACAGGAAAAGCTGCAGGAAATTTTGGAGCGCTACGCAAAAATACGCGACACCGGCGGGCAGGAGCTCATCGTGACGCTGCTTCGTGAAATCCAGGACGCGGAAGGCTATATTCCGGATTCGCTCCATGCGCAGGCTGCCCGGGCAATGCAGGTCTCCCCTGCTGTAATCACGGCGCTTATAAAGCGAATTCCCGGATTCAAAAGCGCGCCCTCCAAATACGCCATCACTGTCTGTACCGGGCCGCGCTGCGCGGCCAAGGGTTCCCGTGAAATCCTGCGCGCCTTTGAAACAATCCTGCATATCCGCGCCGGACAAGCCACATCGGATGGCCTCATCAGCCTGGAAACGCAGAATTGTTTCAAAAAGTGCGGCAGCGCTCCGAACGTCCGGTGCGGCCACACCATCTATACCAGTTTCTCCCCGGATCAGGCGGCTTATCTGATCGCAAAACTGCGGGACAGGCAGCCGGACCGGAACACCTGA
- a CDS encoding sensor histidine kinase, translating to MLFFFCVFQLDNKYSESGPQGENGVFPYCAGQLSEQPAFLIDGWEVCAGIILPEDFIKQDVRTVSIGQYSDFSFLTGFPYGTATYRITLRNIGDAQTMTVYLPEVFCAAKVYVDRKLAAQSGSFSPYRPLARDLTVTFPADGDTELVVQVANYTHYHGGLFFIPMLGSPDVVTRMAAIRLAFYAMLCFGLLAVSLFSTAVWVLFRHDQPTFWLGALSFAYTLTVSYPFLQLARVPVVRMRYALEDAAASAMIFCAVCFVSILSDVCQKKFYRTLVLPVCGGFLLMSAVAPLWVLPHLPGFLPFYDALITFYELTAAAYLVICAFRAECTGRLLMLTGSVFFGTTLFCAALSAGIYEPAQFAWPREYGGFVLVLIFGILMVRRNRQIFLENERLTSHLQEEVAHKTQGLSTLLAERKQFLSDVTHDLKIPITSVRNYIRMIELSGAPVDGKIRSSLDAISIKFEDMNTRIGDLQRFTAEDEAPLEMRPICLNELLADYHRLNRPDVEVTGADFLLHLPVRQYFIRGDRDRLCRLLENLVYNAVSFVGEGDSISLSLEGSRTTAVIKISDTGPGIPESALPNLFKRFYSTRPEGGGRGLGLFIAKSIALEHGGDISVTSTEGKGTTFSICFPLEPDR from the coding sequence TTGCTGTTCTTTTTTTGCGTTTTTCAGCTCGACAACAAATATTCCGAATCCGGTCCACAGGGGGAAAACGGCGTATTCCCCTACTGCGCGGGCCAACTGAGTGAACAGCCCGCCTTTTTGATTGACGGCTGGGAGGTCTGCGCCGGGATCATCCTGCCCGAAGACTTTATAAAACAGGATGTCCGGACGGTTTCCATCGGGCAGTATTCGGATTTTTCCTTTCTGACCGGGTTCCCCTACGGCACGGCGACCTACCGGATCACACTGCGAAACATTGGAGACGCACAAACCATGACCGTTTATCTGCCGGAGGTTTTCTGCGCCGCCAAGGTTTATGTTGACCGCAAGCTGGCTGCACAATCCGGCTCTTTTTCACCTTACCGTCCGTTGGCAAGAGATTTGACCGTTACATTCCCGGCGGATGGAGACACCGAACTGGTTGTACAGGTTGCCAACTACACCCATTACCATGGCGGGCTTTTTTTTATCCCGATGCTCGGCTCACCGGATGTGGTTACCAGAATGGCCGCTATCCGGCTGGCCTTCTATGCCATGCTCTGTTTCGGTTTGCTGGCGGTTTCGCTCTTTTCTACCGCGGTGTGGGTCCTCTTCCGCCATGACCAGCCCACCTTTTGGCTGGGAGCGCTCAGCTTCGCGTATACGCTGACCGTTTCATATCCCTTTCTGCAGCTGGCACGCGTCCCTGTCGTCCGGATGCGTTACGCGCTCGAGGACGCCGCAGCTTCGGCCATGATCTTTTGCGCGGTCTGTTTTGTATCGATCCTGTCGGATGTCTGCCAGAAAAAATTCTACAGGACGTTGGTTCTGCCGGTCTGCGGCGGCTTCCTGCTTATGAGTGCAGTCGCGCCGTTATGGGTGCTGCCGCATCTCCCAGGATTCCTTCCATTCTATGATGCGCTCATCACTTTTTACGAGCTGACCGCTGCCGCCTATCTGGTGATATGCGCATTCCGGGCGGAATGTACCGGGCGGCTTCTCATGCTGACCGGCAGCGTCTTTTTCGGAACTACCCTTTTCTGCGCGGCTCTGAGCGCCGGCATCTATGAGCCGGCACAGTTTGCCTGGCCGCGCGAATACGGCGGATTTGTACTGGTCCTGATCTTCGGTATACTGATGGTGCGCCGGAACCGGCAAATTTTCCTAGAAAATGAACGGCTGACCAGCCATCTTCAGGAGGAGGTCGCTCACAAAACCCAAGGGCTTTCCACCCTGCTTGCCGAACGCAAGCAGTTTCTCTCTGACGTCACGCATGATCTGAAAATACCAATCACCTCGGTGCGCAATTATATACGGATGATCGAGCTCAGTGGCGCGCCGGTCGACGGCAAAATTCGAAGCAGCCTCGATGCGATCAGCATCAAATTTGAAGATATGAATACACGGATTGGGGATCTCCAGCGATTCACCGCGGAAGATGAAGCGCCGCTCGAAATGCGCCCGATATGCTTGAATGAGCTGCTTGCCGATTATCATCGGCTGAACAGGCCCGATGTGGAGGTAACTGGAGCGGATTTTCTGCTGCACCTGCCGGTCCGGCAATATTTTATCCGTGGCGACCGCGACCGGCTCTGCCGGCTGCTGGAAAATCTGGTCTACAATGCCGTCAGCTTTGTCGGCGAAGGCGATTCCATTTCCCTTTCACTGGAAGGCAGCCGGACAACGGCGGTTATCAAGATTTCGGATACCGGCCCAGGTATTCCTGAATCGGCCCTCCCGAACCTGTTCAAGCGGTTTTACAGCACCCGGCCGGAAGGCGGCGGCCGCGGGCTTGGACTTTTCATTGCAAAGTCGATTGCGCTCGAACATGGCGGGGACATTTCCGTAACCTCCACAGAAGGCAAAGGCACTACATTCTCAATCTGTTTTCCTCTGGAACCTGACCGGTGA